In Poecile atricapillus isolate bPoeAtr1 chromosome W, bPoeAtr1.hap1, whole genome shotgun sequence, one DNA window encodes the following:
- the LOC131591992 gene encoding forkhead box protein D1-like, producing MSEDSSENNEGSLDICTVGKEEEEGKLAQGLLPRIPSSHKTAKKGLPVIVDEGRLLDKPPLSYIALIAKAILSSPTNKLNLAAIYKYIEDNFPFYRNKGRGWRNSVRHNLSLNDCFIKVGRCEDGKGNYWSIHPSNLNDFVHGDFRQHRRSRKRGHQKEVKHCLAVNYFTPWELSPSCPAPNWLYQTHYFPDPLWKLLYADRLQFVHEYQKWNVNSDLIMGKFSPQLQTDKPHSISGDWFYGSPATSFMQQNIFLNIQPGFPNSLLFSSQKQHQSEAFRHICKY from the coding sequence ATGAGTGAAGACTCTTCTGAAAACAACGAAGGAAGTCTAGACATCTGTACAgtaggaaaagaagaagaagaaggaaaactgGCTCAAGGGCTTCTACCCCGAATTCCCAGCTCTCACAAAACTGCCAAAAAGGGTCTTCCTGTGATTGTGGATGAAGGAAGACTTCTGGATAAGCCACCTCTGTCATACATAGCTTTGATTGCAAAGGCGATACTTTCTTCCCCCACAAATAAACTGAATTTAGCTGCTATCTACAAATATATTgaagataattttcctttttacagGAACAAAGGTCGAGGTTGGAGGAACAGTGTAAGGCACAACCTTTCACTAAATGATTGTTTCATCAAGGTGGGAAGATGTGAGGATGGCAAAGGAAACTACTGGAGTATTCACCCATCAAACTTAAATGACTTTGTTCATGGGGACTTCAGGCAACATCGAAGGTCACGAAAGCGAGGGCACCAAAAGGAGGTAAAGCACTGCCTTGCTGTGAATTATTTCACACCATGGGAACTCTCTCCTTCCTGCCCAGCACCAAATTGGCTTTACCAAACACATTATTTTCCGGATCCACTGTGGAAACTTCTGTATGCTGACAGACTGCAGTTTGTGCATGAATACCAAAAGTGGAATGTAAACAGTGATTTAATCATGGGGAAGTTTTCACCTCAATTACAGACTGATAAACCCCACAGCATTTCTGGGGACTGGTTTTATGGATCTCCTGCCACTTCATTTATGCagcagaatattttcctaaatatTCAGCCAGGTTTCCCTAACTCCCTTTTATTCTCTTCTCAAAAACAGCACCAAAGTGAAGCATTCAGACACATCTGTAAGTACTAA